A DNA window from Chitinispirillales bacterium ANBcel5 contains the following coding sequences:
- the prmC gene encoding peptide chain release factor N(5)-glutamine methyltransferase: protein MNRGEALHYIESKITSVSGEFSRPEAESILQNLLKISRTELLLSHAEAIDFQTESRINEILKRRQNHEPLQYILGSTYFYDREFKVNSSVLIPRPDTETLVEAVLNSESSGGKRFIDLGTGSGIIAGILSSHCSRWRGIAADISISALRVARENLGPELSLICADMLKPFKKRKVFDFFVSNPPYISSRDIDFLDKSVIDYEPLSALLGGGDGLDFYRYLAKESSSYLKEGGRIYLEIGYDQSEAVQEILRTEGWEKITLIKDLERRPRVISACLSTDKGL from the coding sequence ATGAACAGGGGTGAAGCGTTACACTATATAGAATCTAAAATCACCTCTGTTTCTGGCGAGTTCAGCCGTCCGGAAGCCGAAAGTATACTTCAAAATCTCCTGAAGATCTCACGAACCGAGCTGTTACTATCACACGCTGAAGCGATAGACTTTCAGACCGAAAGTCGTATTAATGAGATACTAAAACGCAGGCAAAATCATGAACCACTGCAGTACATATTAGGGTCGACCTATTTTTATGATCGTGAATTTAAGGTAAACTCAAGTGTTTTAATACCTCGCCCGGATACGGAGACTCTTGTAGAGGCAGTATTGAACTCTGAGAGTTCAGGGGGAAAAAGATTTATTGATCTGGGAACCGGTTCGGGAATAATTGCTGGTATTTTGTCTTCACACTGCTCGAGATGGCGTGGAATAGCTGCAGATATATCGATTAGTGCACTAAGGGTGGCAAGGGAAAATCTTGGCCCTGAGCTCTCCCTTATTTGCGCAGATATGTTAAAACCGTTTAAAAAACGTAAGGTTTTCGATTTTTTTGTTAGTAACCCGCCCTACATCTCTTCCCGTGATATAGATTTTCTGGATAAAAGTGTAATTGACTATGAACCGCTAAGTGCACTTCTTGGTGGTGGTGATGGGCTCGATTTTTACCGATACCTTGCAAAAGAATCCTCCTCGTACTTAAAAGAGGGAGGAAGGATCTATTTAGAGATTGGATATGATCAAAGTGAAGCAGTTCAAGAAATACTTAGAACTGAAGGGTGGGAAAAAATTACTTTGATTAAAGATCTTGAACGGCGTCCAAGGGTAATTAGCGCATGCCTCAGCACCGATAAAGGCTTGTGA
- a CDS encoding AAA family ATPase produces the protein MEKVTIGNVELVLSHPVKTEMEWIGQGEPIRQLAACWMVLEESDIALTPRIIGLPGIGKTTLAMAAARQRNQDVYVMQCTSDTRPEDLLVSPVLSQDGKISYHASPLLSAAIKGGVAILDEGNRMSEKSWASLAGLFDHRRMVESIVAGITVTAHADFRAAVTMNEDSSTFEIPDYIMSRLQPGIRIPFPQREDELRILSYSLPFSSKEVLDICVDYLQRAHELDLPYSVRDGINAMRYTLKLLNSGEQQKDTQSVFNEALKQILGDEALDLEKLASRRKNSGEHLPSMNLGDFFFPDDEDLNPDNDEEY, from the coding sequence ATGGAAAAAGTTACCATAGGAAATGTAGAGTTGGTTCTTTCACATCCGGTTAAAACAGAAATGGAGTGGATCGGACAGGGCGAACCGATACGTCAGCTTGCAGCCTGCTGGATGGTGCTTGAGGAGTCTGATATAGCACTTACTCCCCGCATTATCGGTCTTCCCGGTATAGGGAAAACTACCCTTGCCATGGCTGCGGCGAGGCAGCGAAATCAGGATGTGTACGTAATGCAATGCACATCAGACACCCGACCTGAGGACCTGCTGGTAAGCCCGGTTCTGTCCCAGGATGGAAAAATATCCTACCATGCCAGCCCTCTTCTCAGTGCAGCTATAAAGGGAGGGGTGGCGATCCTTGATGAAGGCAACCGAATGTCTGAGAAGTCCTGGGCATCTCTTGCCGGGCTGTTTGATCACCGTCGCATGGTAGAGTCGATAGTAGCAGGTATCACTGTAACTGCACATGCAGATTTCAGAGCTGCAGTTACCATGAATGAAGATTCCTCAACTTTTGAAATTCCCGACTATATCATGTCTCGTCTTCAACCCGGTATTCGCATTCCGTTTCCACAGCGCGAAGATGAGTTGCGCATCCTCTCCTACAGCCTTCCGTTTAGTTCTAAAGAGGTTTTGGATATCTGTGTTGATTATTTGCAAAGAGCTCATGAACTTGATCTTCCCTACTCGGTCCGTGATGGAATCAATGCTATGCGATATACACTTAAGTTACTTAATAGTGGTGAGCAACAAAAGGACACCCAGAGTGTGTTTAATGAAGCACTGAAGCAAATTTTAGGAGATGAAGCTCTTGATCTTGAAAAACTTGCTTCCAGACGCAAAAATTCCGGTGAACACCTTCCATCAATGAATCTGGGGGATTTTTTCTTTCCCGATGATGAGGACCTGAATCCAGATAATGATGAGGAATACTGA
- the prfA gene encoding peptide chain release factor 1, whose translation MIKEKVKNVLIHHSELEARLASPEVTSDPSKMEKLGREYNSLNKNLPVYKKYLEMVENIESAQELIESESDPELLELAREELYEYQHQLPEIEQEVKILLVPRDPKDLKNAVVEIRAGTGGTEAGIFAADLYRMYTHYVEKRGWSIEVLGSSFGDLGAVKEVIMMIKGENAYGTLKYESGVHRVQRVPQTETQGRVHTSAASVAVFPEADDFEVDIDPNELRIDLFCSSGPGGQSVNTTYSAVRIVHLPTGLTVSCQDEKSQHKNKAKAMKVLQTRLYEQKLAEVEAKESAERKSMVSTGDRSAKIRTYNFPQNRLTDHRMNLTLYSLDSIINGELDELINSLSIADLNEQVKKAGM comes from the coding sequence ATGATAAAAGAGAAAGTTAAAAACGTACTGATACACCATAGTGAGCTTGAAGCCCGACTTGCCTCACCTGAGGTAACTTCAGACCCCTCCAAAATGGAGAAGCTTGGAAGAGAGTACAATTCTCTGAACAAAAATTTGCCTGTGTATAAAAAGTATCTTGAGATGGTGGAAAATATAGAATCGGCTCAGGAGCTTATTGAGTCAGAATCAGATCCAGAGCTACTTGAACTTGCCCGTGAAGAGCTTTACGAGTATCAGCATCAACTCCCTGAGATCGAGCAAGAGGTGAAAATTCTTCTGGTTCCAAGGGATCCAAAGGATCTCAAAAACGCGGTGGTGGAGATCAGAGCAGGCACAGGTGGTACTGAGGCCGGGATATTTGCCGCCGACCTTTACCGTATGTACACCCACTACGTGGAAAAAAGGGGTTGGAGTATAGAGGTACTGGGCTCAAGTTTTGGAGACCTTGGTGCGGTAAAAGAGGTCATTATGATGATTAAGGGGGAAAACGCGTATGGAACCCTTAAATATGAATCGGGAGTTCACAGAGTTCAGCGGGTTCCTCAGACAGAGACGCAGGGCAGGGTTCATACTTCAGCAGCATCGGTTGCGGTATTTCCTGAAGCAGATGACTTTGAGGTGGATATCGATCCTAATGAGCTGCGTATCGACCTTTTCTGCTCAAGTGGTCCAGGCGGCCAATCGGTTAATACCACCTATTCTGCAGTACGGATAGTTCACTTACCTACCGGTCTGACCGTTTCCTGTCAGGATGAAAAATCTCAGCACAAAAACAAAGCAAAAGCTATGAAAGTGCTTCAAACCAGGCTCTACGAGCAGAAATTAGCCGAAGTGGAAGCAAAAGAATCGGCGGAGAGAAAGAGTATGGTTAGCACCGGTGACCGAAGTGCCAAAATCCGCACCTACAACTTTCCTCAGAATCGCCTTACCGATCACCGGATGAATCTAACCCTTTACAGCCTGGATTCTATAATAAACGGAGAGTTAGATGAGCTCATAAACTCTCTTTCTATTGCTGATCTCAATGAGCAGGTAAAAAAGGCTGGCATGTAA
- a CDS encoding Gx transporter family protein: MQSPIKQSRDSDVAIKATWLLLAVAINALELAFPRLPFLPWLKPGLANTITIIWIVKYGLTDALLFTTLRVWISGFYFGFSLITMSLGFGGGILSTLAMGLTWSLLGKHRMIGTIGLGMIGALFHNIGQIVVVYLLMARNFRIFYQMPFMLGAALILGGAVGALALPLMRLLEKSSVSDIQSKQETNKIPPGLRDKVAVAFTLILSFTLVFISDIILLAAAAICFSLISIILQKRGIRSVLFPLKLYWIFLFSGFVHLFFSYGTKVELLPFVTEEGIQQAILQWIRLWTWLHATTIFRRFKFHDIFFDLLGKVFPLKSSTLDAGLIALDFFPETLQHSGKQRGANVIRRLLKAPVQTLFNYVEGMNQRIGTIITQNSELKT, translated from the coding sequence ATGCAATCACCTATTAAACAGAGTCGCGATTCAGATGTAGCAATAAAAGCTACCTGGCTTCTGCTTGCAGTAGCAATAAATGCACTGGAACTTGCCTTCCCCAGACTTCCTTTTCTTCCCTGGCTTAAGCCCGGCCTGGCAAACACAATCACTATCATCTGGATCGTCAAATACGGGCTGACAGATGCTTTGCTTTTTACTACACTCAGGGTGTGGATTTCAGGGTTTTATTTTGGATTTTCTCTTATCACAATGTCACTTGGATTCGGTGGAGGAATTCTATCCACTCTGGCCATGGGTTTAACCTGGAGTCTGTTAGGTAAACATCGTATGATAGGGACAATAGGTCTTGGGATGATTGGAGCCCTGTTTCATAACATTGGTCAAATAGTAGTGGTATACCTGTTGATGGCCCGAAATTTCAGAATTTTTTACCAGATGCCCTTTATGCTTGGCGCTGCACTTATTCTGGGTGGAGCAGTTGGAGCACTTGCACTACCCCTCATGAGACTTCTTGAAAAAAGTAGCGTCAGTGATATTCAGTCTAAACAGGAAACGAACAAAATACCCCCCGGTTTAAGAGATAAAGTTGCTGTAGCATTCACACTGATTCTAAGTTTTACTCTCGTCTTTATATCTGATATAATTTTGCTTGCAGCAGCAGCTATTTGTTTTTCTCTGATTTCAATAATCCTTCAGAAACGGGGCATCCGGAGTGTATTATTTCCATTAAAATTATATTGGATATTTCTCTTTTCAGGTTTTGTTCATCTTTTCTTTTCCTATGGAACTAAAGTTGAGTTGTTACCATTTGTTACCGAAGAGGGGATACAGCAGGCTATATTGCAATGGATAAGACTATGGACTTGGCTTCATGCAACAACTATTTTCAGACGTTTCAAATTCCATGACATCTTCTTTGATTTGCTGGGCAAAGTGTTTCCGTTAAAAAGCTCAACTTTAGATGCTGGGCTGATTGCACTTGATTTTTTTCCCGAAACACTTCAGCATTCTGGCAAACAAAGGGGGGCAAATGTTATCAGGCGGCTGCTAAAGGCCCCGGTACAAACACTCTTCAATTATGTTGAGGGCATGAATCAACGTATTGGCACCATTATCACCCAAAATAGTGAGCTTAAAACATAA
- a CDS encoding DUF4388 domain-containing protein yields the protein MLIFMSTVLIALVFLVPEGVGSQHPSDVFNEFGASPSSAPAHENVALNEEGSDSSPSAPSHSRHPSHLPPDHSPDHMENEEQLYVQIQRTPTNILAHLSPNAPILGVARNGDVFPLIAEGRRWCTIVYDDTTGWVERRHVEIVTAPSSVFLADAKALLFAIAIIVFIVLVIGAIITWRHIKAEKLRGVVIPKNALIIAAKDKTVHYMLSDVKAPLERCFTEIGFKVNKAHDLMAARNIISHSPPDLVLVDWQFAPGVLTVIERMFSQHPSASNALFLFYNIPDPSSVHLQSVLPNIGFLGLTFSDRDIFKLVTPLIITAEKSMNIQKSVKSSALEGIIKDGNLLEVLQFIEIGSKTGCLMIETKSPFGLMYFNRGRIIYAATPKSQGKKAIFSILNLKSGKFRFVLNKTPKSANLNLSTLEILMEWTKELDEATGH from the coding sequence ATGTTGATTTTCATGAGTACAGTGCTGATTGCACTCGTTTTTCTGGTTCCTGAAGGAGTGGGTAGCCAACATCCTTCCGATGTTTTTAATGAATTTGGCGCATCCCCCAGCTCAGCACCTGCTCATGAAAATGTTGCTTTAAATGAAGAGGGTTCCGATTCCTCACCTTCAGCACCGTCTCACTCGCGTCATCCATCCCATCTCCCTCCGGATCATTCTCCTGATCACATGGAAAATGAAGAGCAGCTTTATGTGCAGATACAAAGGACCCCCACTAACATCCTTGCACATCTAAGCCCTAACGCACCCATATTGGGAGTTGCCAGAAACGGGGATGTTTTTCCACTTATAGCAGAGGGAAGACGCTGGTGTACTATAGTGTATGACGATACGACTGGGTGGGTAGAGAGAAGGCATGTAGAGATTGTCACCGCCCCTTCATCGGTGTTCCTTGCCGATGCTAAAGCACTATTATTTGCGATCGCTATAATCGTGTTTATTGTGCTTGTGATAGGGGCAATTATCACCTGGCGTCATATTAAAGCTGAAAAACTCAGGGGTGTGGTTATTCCAAAAAACGCCCTGATAATCGCGGCAAAAGACAAAACGGTTCACTATATGTTGAGTGATGTCAAGGCTCCACTTGAAAGATGTTTTACTGAAATAGGATTCAAGGTTAATAAAGCTCACGATTTAATGGCAGCACGCAACATAATCAGTCACTCTCCTCCTGATCTTGTTCTTGTAGACTGGCAGTTTGCTCCCGGTGTTTTAACTGTAATAGAGCGAATGTTCTCACAGCACCCATCAGCCAGTAATGCGTTGTTTTTATTCTATAACATTCCTGACCCCTCCTCTGTTCATCTTCAAAGTGTATTGCCCAATATTGGTTTTTTGGGTCTGACATTTTCTGACAGAGACATTTTTAAGCTTGTAACGCCGCTGATAATCACTGCAGAGAAGAGTATGAATATTCAAAAGAGTGTTAAGTCTTCAGCACTTGAGGGGATCATAAAAGATGGAAACTTGCTTGAAGTACTCCAGTTTATAGAAATTGGCAGTAAGACCGGCTGTCTTATGATTGAAACGAAATCTCCTTTTGGTCTTATGTATTTCAACAGAGGGCGGATAATCTACGCAGCAACTCCAAAATCGCAGGGGAAAAAGGCAATATTTTCAATACTTAACCTAAAATCTGGTAAATTCCGTTTTGTGTTGAATAAAACTCCCAAATCTGCCAATCTTAATCTTTCCACTCTTGAGATTCTGATGGAATGGACAAAGGAACTGGATGAAGCTACTGGGCATTGA
- a CDS encoding DUF2225 domain-containing protein, with protein sequence MAINVNEVKRRLLVLLNNPNLVNEYIRQYGPTIDIKCIKAVKESQKRNIPPDAKHQDGDDPIFEIKAKCPVCNKEEITGYELRAKTQQVTQNRFLVPSYTGTQNYNTVDYSLIAVTICPRCLYASPDKKDFIRHQIASGVEVKSQLSGSILITLQEKIGERKALLNSITDYETYFVRPRYYDSAMDSYRLAMSRAKVEAWYELPYSYYKLGSYALRIAKIMKDSSLDDTETLEEALSYFEVAFRTSNCPAEDLEMQVIYLIIAINIRLNDFNKANSYISVFSNLKNTRIAEMKENPQLTTTIIDKWNDRAKFLWEDRHCPSLFE encoded by the coding sequence ATGGCAATAAATGTTAATGAAGTAAAAAGAAGGTTGCTTGTATTACTCAATAACCCCAATTTGGTGAATGAGTATATACGGCAGTACGGTCCTACAATTGACATAAAGTGTATCAAAGCAGTAAAAGAGAGCCAAAAACGCAATATCCCCCCTGATGCTAAGCACCAGGATGGTGATGATCCCATTTTTGAGATAAAGGCAAAGTGCCCGGTGTGCAATAAAGAAGAGATTACGGGGTATGAACTCAGGGCAAAAACGCAGCAAGTTACGCAAAACCGCTTCCTGGTCCCTTCTTATACCGGAACACAAAATTATAACACTGTCGACTATTCGTTGATCGCAGTAACCATTTGCCCCCGCTGTCTTTACGCATCCCCGGACAAAAAGGATTTCATCCGTCACCAGATCGCTTCGGGTGTTGAGGTTAAAAGCCAGCTTTCGGGAAGTATCCTGATAACTCTTCAGGAAAAAATTGGTGAACGCAAAGCCTTGCTGAATTCGATCACCGATTATGAAACCTATTTTGTCCGTCCACGCTATTACGATTCAGCTATGGATAGTTACCGTCTGGCGATGTCCAGAGCCAAGGTAGAAGCCTGGTATGAACTTCCCTATTCCTATTACAAATTAGGCTCCTATGCATTAAGAATCGCCAAGATTATGAAAGACAGCTCTTTGGATGACACCGAAACGCTTGAAGAAGCCTTAAGTTATTTTGAAGTAGCGTTCAGGACTTCAAACTGCCCGGCTGAAGACCTTGAGATGCAGGTAATCTATCTTATCATTGCAATCAATATACGGTTGAACGACTTTAATAAGGCAAATTCCTATATTTCAGTATTCAGCAATCTAAAAAACACAAGAATCGCCGAAATGAAAGAAAATCCACAACTTACTACTACTATTATCGATAAGTGGAACGACAGAGCAAAATTTCTCTGGGAGGATCGCCATTGTCCCTCGCTCTTTGAGTAA
- the lpxK gene encoding tetraacyldisaccharide 4'-kinase, with protein MRENLENPFPLPLWLNKCFAAQSASVLYRAVVALRNKAYDKFAFLSHPPSRPTISIGGIRAGGTGKTPVAHFCGEYLSSRGYDIAFLSRGYGRRSKDQLLISPSETVSWESVGDEPSLLKKNLPQSWIAAGSNRVQSAKELSGRVSKDTVFILDDGFQHRRLRRNLDIICVHEHVLSDFMIPHGYLREPLSSLFRADFLILTAGISDSVERLTEVAKKLRNRYKKPVSILIQKPEYWVNGTSGETSAVLPLKEPIVVCGIARPHRFINLIRSMDIRPSEILSFKDHHIFQMNDFLGMRNLYSKGLVTTEKDFLRLSSIDSAKLPQTWYLKIKLDFADNESQTAFYSTMDKFNHKITQKEAL; from the coding sequence ATGAGAGAGAATCTTGAAAATCCATTTCCACTACCTCTTTGGTTGAACAAATGTTTTGCAGCTCAAAGTGCCTCTGTTCTCTATAGAGCAGTGGTGGCATTGCGAAACAAAGCGTATGACAAGTTCGCCTTTCTCTCACATCCACCATCGAGGCCTACCATAAGTATTGGTGGAATCCGGGCTGGTGGAACAGGAAAAACTCCGGTAGCCCATTTTTGTGGTGAGTACCTTAGCTCACGGGGCTATGATATCGCATTTTTATCCAGGGGTTATGGGAGAAGAAGTAAGGATCAGTTGCTTATTTCTCCCTCAGAGACGGTGTCCTGGGAAAGTGTTGGTGATGAGCCATCGTTGCTGAAAAAAAATCTTCCTCAGAGTTGGATTGCAGCGGGTTCAAACAGGGTTCAAAGTGCAAAAGAGTTATCGGGCAGGGTTTCTAAGGATACAGTTTTTATTCTCGATGATGGATTTCAGCACCGGCGTTTAAGGCGCAACCTTGATATCATCTGTGTACATGAGCACGTTTTAAGCGATTTTATGATTCCCCATGGGTATTTGCGTGAGCCACTTTCTTCCCTTTTTCGGGCAGATTTTCTGATTCTTACAGCTGGGATCAGTGATTCTGTTGAGAGGCTTACAGAAGTAGCAAAAAAGCTAAGGAACAGGTATAAAAAGCCGGTCAGCATTCTTATTCAGAAGCCTGAGTATTGGGTAAATGGAACAAGTGGTGAGACCAGCGCTGTTTTACCATTAAAGGAGCCGATTGTTGTGTGTGGGATTGCGCGCCCCCATCGTTTTATCAATCTAATCCGCTCTATGGACATAAGGCCATCTGAAATTTTGTCTTTTAAAGATCATCATATATTTCAAATGAATGATTTTTTGGGAATGCGCAATTTATATTCAAAAGGATTAGTCACTACCGAGAAGGACTTTTTGCGGCTTTCATCAATAGATTCAGCGAAATTGCCGCAAACGTGGTATCTTAAGATAAAACTTGATTTTGCTGATAATGAATCACAAACAGCATTTTACTCGACAATGGACAAGTTCAATCATAAAATTACTCAAAAGGAGGCTCTCTAA
- the rpmE gene encoding 50S ribosomal protein L31, whose protein sequence is MKEKIHPKYEKATFTCSCGNVIETRSTAKSTHLDICNECHPFYTGKQKLIDTAGRVERFRKRYQKNNKKS, encoded by the coding sequence ATGAAAGAGAAGATACATCCAAAATACGAAAAAGCTACCTTTACCTGCTCATGTGGAAATGTAATCGAGACCAGGTCCACAGCAAAGAGCACACATTTGGACATTTGCAATGAGTGCCATCCATTCTATACTGGCAAGCAGAAGCTTATTGATACTGCAGGTAGAGTTGAGAGATTCCGCAAACGTTACCAAAAAAACAACAAAAAATCTTAG
- a CDS encoding NusG domain II-containing protein has translation MKTPEMKIGLFRTGDLIILLLLLAGMVIVWPLIRSSHPGEVVIFRDNQPIATYPLRSENVISIRGELGQVGIMISDGKVQIHSVTCPHQICKRSGAIQRSFQQLVCVPNRILVEIRTSEDSGGIDAITY, from the coding sequence ATGAAAACACCTGAAATGAAAATCGGCCTGTTTCGGACAGGTGACCTTATAATCCTTCTTCTATTGCTTGCAGGGATGGTAATCGTTTGGCCGCTCATTAGATCTTCTCATCCAGGTGAAGTAGTTATTTTCAGGGACAATCAACCTATAGCAACATATCCCCTTCGAAGTGAAAATGTCATCAGTATAAGGGGCGAACTTGGGCAGGTAGGGATAATGATTTCTGATGGGAAAGTGCAGATACATTCTGTAACCTGTCCTCACCAGATATGCAAACGCTCCGGAGCGATTCAGCGCTCATTTCAGCAGCTTGTCTGTGTTCCCAATCGAATACTTGTAGAGATACGTACATCGGAAGACAGTGGTGGTATAGATGCAATCACCTATTAA
- a CDS encoding redox-sensing transcriptional repressor Rex: MASSIPLPAVARLCTLYQVLCDLNESGQQRVSSSALGEILGVGAHNVRKDISYLGETASAGGGYNVINLIELIALRMGFNREKVTCVVGLGHLGSAILHHERFRGGEFKIVAGFDSNINLIETMHSGVNLFPAYEITETVKKMHIELAILTVPSSGAQEVAQRLIDGGIEGIINFTPVVIKAPSSVLVRNVDLTGEFRVLSALLHLRENN; this comes from the coding sequence ATGGCTAGTTCAATTCCACTCCCTGCAGTAGCCCGGCTCTGTACTCTTTATCAGGTCCTTTGTGATCTTAACGAGAGTGGTCAGCAGCGGGTGTCCTCCTCTGCACTGGGTGAAATATTGGGGGTGGGTGCACACAATGTGCGAAAAGATATAAGCTATCTTGGTGAAACCGCCAGCGCGGGTGGGGGATACAATGTAATAAACCTCATAGAGCTTATTGCGCTAAGAATGGGTTTTAACAGAGAGAAGGTGACTTGTGTGGTAGGGCTTGGGCATCTTGGGTCTGCTATTCTTCATCATGAGCGCTTCAGGGGGGGAGAGTTTAAAATCGTTGCAGGGTTTGACTCTAACATAAATCTGATTGAAACAATGCACAGCGGGGTCAATTTGTTTCCGGCTTATGAAATAACAGAAACAGTGAAGAAGATGCACATTGAGCTTGCAATACTCACCGTTCCATCATCGGGCGCACAGGAGGTTGCTCAACGTTTGATTGATGGGGGAATAGAGGGGATAATAAACTTTACCCCGGTAGTCATAAAAGCCCCCTCTTCTGTACTTGTTCGTAATGTGGATTTGACCGGTGAATTCAGGGTGCTTTCAGCACTGTTACATTTAAGAGAAAACAATTAG
- the ruvX gene encoding Holliday junction resolvase RuvX produces MKLLGIDYGRRRIGLAVTDDDGYCIRGLDVIDRKKTSDSIEKLLHIICAQKPQTIVFGLPLDVEDKETVMSREVREFASEVQKRSALPIEFIDESLSSRRATEFLSLKKKKQRRDKAMVDKIAACLILERYREEV; encoded by the coding sequence ATGAAGCTACTGGGCATTGATTACGGACGCCGCCGTATCGGTCTGGCAGTTACAGATGATGATGGTTACTGTATCAGAGGCCTGGATGTAATAGACAGGAAGAAAACCTCCGACAGTATCGAAAAGCTTTTACACATAATCTGCGCACAAAAGCCTCAAACAATAGTATTTGGGCTTCCGCTCGATGTAGAAGATAAGGAAACAGTGATGAGTCGGGAGGTTAGAGAATTTGCTTCAGAGGTGCAAAAGAGAAGCGCACTGCCAATAGAGTTCATCGATGAGAGTCTTTCTTCACGCAGAGCTACGGAATTTTTATCCTTAAAGAAGAAAAAACAGAGACGCGATAAGGCAATGGTAGACAAAATTGCCGCTTGTTTGATTTTGGAGCGGTATCGTGAGGAAGTATAA
- a CDS encoding SH3 domain-containing protein, whose protein sequence is MRFVYYLILVVLTASVFASPIYAEDSDTEMEMATMEMSGEDMEDIEGETKYVEVTRAFPNIYEELDPKSRVIRQPRRGEFLELISQGRRWYKIRTEDGEEGFLEMRAGRVVERKGIFSSWQSILGFILNIVLLSGLVVGVVIFVKKQKAAVEN, encoded by the coding sequence ATGAGGTTCGTTTATTATTTAATCCTGGTTGTTCTGACTGCAAGTGTTTTTGCATCACCGATTTATGCAGAAGATAGTGATACAGAGATGGAAATGGCCACCATGGAAATGAGCGGCGAAGATATGGAGGATATCGAGGGAGAAACAAAGTATGTAGAAGTTACAAGAGCCTTCCCTAATATTTATGAAGAACTGGATCCCAAATCAAGAGTTATACGCCAGCCAAGAAGAGGTGAGTTTCTTGAACTGATAAGTCAAGGAAGAAGGTGGTATAAGATCAGAACTGAGGATGGTGAAGAGGGGTTTCTTGAGATGAGAGCAGGTCGTGTAGTGGAAAGAAAAGGCATTTTCTCCTCCTGGCAATCAATTCTCGGTTTTATATTGAACATAGTACTGCTTTCAGGGCTTGTTGTTGGAGTAGTTATATTCGTTAAAAAACAAAAGGCTGCAGTAGAAAACTAA